In Streptomyces sp. NBC_00306, a single genomic region encodes these proteins:
- the hypD gene encoding hydrogenase formation protein HypD, with product MKYLDEFSDPVLAKRLFDDIRAVTTQPWSLMEVCGGQTHSIIRHGIDQLLPEEIQLIHGPGCPVCVTPLEIIDKALEIASRPDVIFCSFGDMLRVPGSGRDLFKVKSEGADVRVVYSPLDSLRIAQENPDRQVVFFGIGFETTAPPNAMTVYQAKKLGISNFSLLVSHVRVPPAIDAIMNSPDCRVEAFLAAGHVCTVMGTGEYPGLAEKHRVPIVVTGFEPLDILEGIRRAVRQLESGQHTLENAYPRAVQAGGSPAAQAMLADVFEVTDRSWRGIGMIPQSGWRLSPKYREYDAEYRFSVTGIDTEESTVCRSGEVLQGLIKPHECAAFGKECTPRNPLGATMVSSEGACAAYYLYRRLEAPNKEASSVG from the coding sequence ATGAAGTATCTGGACGAGTTCAGCGACCCGGTCCTCGCCAAGCGGCTCTTCGACGACATCCGGGCCGTCACCACCCAGCCGTGGTCGCTCATGGAGGTCTGCGGCGGACAGACGCACTCGATCATCCGGCACGGCATCGACCAGCTGCTCCCCGAGGAGATCCAGCTGATCCACGGACCGGGCTGCCCCGTGTGCGTCACCCCGCTGGAGATCATCGACAAGGCGCTGGAGATCGCCTCCCGCCCGGACGTGATCTTCTGCTCCTTCGGCGACATGCTGCGCGTGCCCGGCAGCGGCCGCGACCTCTTCAAGGTCAAGAGCGAGGGCGCCGACGTACGCGTCGTGTACTCGCCCCTGGACTCGCTGCGGATCGCGCAGGAGAACCCGGACCGTCAGGTCGTCTTCTTCGGCATCGGCTTCGAGACCACGGCACCCCCGAACGCGATGACCGTGTACCAGGCCAAGAAGCTCGGCATCTCCAACTTCAGCCTGCTGGTCTCCCATGTCCGGGTGCCCCCGGCCATCGACGCGATCATGAACTCCCCGGACTGCCGGGTGGAGGCGTTCCTCGCCGCCGGCCATGTGTGCACCGTCATGGGCACCGGCGAGTACCCCGGTCTCGCCGAGAAGCACCGGGTGCCGATCGTGGTCACCGGTTTCGAGCCCCTGGACATCCTGGAGGGCATCCGCCGCGCCGTGCGGCAACTGGAGTCCGGGCAGCACACGCTGGAGAACGCCTACCCCCGCGCCGTGCAGGCCGGCGGCAGTCCCGCCGCCCAGGCCATGCTGGCCGACGTCTTCGAGGTCACCGACCGGTCGTGGCGCGGCATCGGCATGATTCCGCAGAGCGGCTGGCGCCTGTCGCCCAAGTACCGGGAGTACGACGCCGAGTACCGCTTCTCGGTGACCGGCATCGACACCGAGGAGTCCACGGTCTGCCGCAGCGGCGAGGTGCTCCAGGGCCTCATCAAGCCGCACGAGTGCGCCGCCTTCGGCAAGGAGTGCACACCGCGCAACCCGCTCGGCGCGACCATGGTCTCCAGCGAGGGCGCCTGCGCCGCGTACTACCTGTACCGGCGGCTGGAGGCACCGAACAAGGAGGCGAGTTCCGTTGGCTGA
- the hypE gene encoding hydrogenase expression/formation protein HypE, whose translation MGHGGGGTLSAELVEHLFAPAFGSDVLAELGDSAHLTLGGARLAFSTDSFVVRPLFFPGGSIGDLAVNGTVNDLAMVGAVPAYLSCGFILEEGVELALVGRVAEALGEAARTAGVVIATGDTKVVDAGHGDGIFINTAGIGLIPDGIDIRPQRAAPGDVVLVSGPIGVHGVAIMSVREGLEFGVEIQSDTACLAGLVADMLAVCPDIHVLRDPTRGGLATSLNEIAAAGGVGVTLDERSLPVPDTVANACAFLGLDPLYVANEGKLVAFVPPDHADAVLAAMRAHPLGKEAVAIGHCVEEHAGMVVAATGLGGTRVVDMPLGEQLPRIC comes from the coding sequence ATGGGGCACGGCGGCGGCGGGACGCTCTCCGCCGAGCTGGTGGAGCACCTCTTCGCGCCGGCGTTCGGCAGCGACGTCCTCGCCGAACTGGGCGACTCCGCACATCTGACACTCGGCGGTGCCCGTCTCGCGTTCTCGACCGACTCGTTCGTGGTGCGGCCCCTGTTCTTCCCCGGCGGCAGCATCGGCGACCTCGCGGTCAACGGGACCGTCAACGACCTGGCGATGGTGGGAGCCGTGCCCGCCTACCTCTCCTGCGGATTCATCCTGGAGGAAGGCGTCGAACTCGCCCTCGTCGGGCGGGTGGCCGAAGCACTCGGAGAAGCCGCCAGGACCGCCGGGGTGGTCATCGCCACCGGGGACACGAAGGTCGTCGACGCGGGCCACGGCGACGGCATCTTCATCAACACCGCGGGCATCGGCCTGATCCCGGACGGTATCGACATCCGTCCGCAGCGCGCGGCGCCCGGCGACGTGGTCCTCGTCAGCGGACCGATCGGTGTGCACGGTGTGGCGATCATGAGCGTGCGCGAAGGGCTGGAGTTCGGCGTCGAGATCCAGAGCGACACCGCGTGCCTGGCCGGGCTGGTGGCGGACATGCTGGCGGTGTGCCCGGACATCCACGTCCTGCGCGACCCGACCCGCGGTGGTCTGGCCACCTCCCTCAACGAGATCGCGGCGGCCGGGGGCGTGGGCGTCACGCTCGACGAGCGGTCCCTGCCCGTGCCCGACACGGTCGCCAACGCCTGTGCCTTCCTCGGGCTCGACCCGCTGTACGTCGCCAACGAGGGCAAGCTGGTCGCCTTCGTCCCGCCGGATCACGCGGACGCCGTTCTCGCGGCCATGCGCGCGCACCCCTTGGGCAAGGAGGCCGTGGCGATCGGCCATTGCGTCGAGGAGCACGCCGGGATGGTGGTCGCGGCCACCGGTCTCGGCGGCACACGTGTGGTGGACATGCCGCTCGGCGAGCAACTCCCGCGCATCTGCTGA
- a CDS encoding GNAT family N-acetyltransferase produces MDIRKYRDAWGVPHLRAGSAAELAWAQGHNAALDRAWQIEVERHRARGTSASFLGSGAVGWDRFARQSRLDDTARRCFERLEPATAAWITSYVDGVNAGLDEGAGRAPQFASTGLRPAPWQPWVPLAIWLSTHILFAGFPTKLWREEVARALGEEAIDLFATDGMGQAGSNGWLVDGDRTASGAPLIAGDPHRFIEDPGIYQQIHLACPEFDVVGLAVPGVPGIAHFGHTGSVAWAITNAMADYQDLYRERFRDRDGQLEALGPDGWRSVSVHSETIEVADADPVTVEVVETERGPVIIGGPGAAESISLRIPPRITGELGFDALPALLRARTVDDVDRAFDRWAEPVNVVQAADTEGGVLHRVAGRVPVRHPDNMLRVVPAWEAGHDWDGWHESPRRGVDGIAVMANERGIAGPLGVEFAPPHRAGRIRTLLHEQHSWTAAGMATVHMDTQLDSAKPLLRLVAGADGLSPEAARLRERLVGWNRRMDADSEDAAAYARLRSVVVRLVAEHPALAKLAEQVDLAAYPEALRPWLALVPKVAFALEGLLVTSALPEIDRQELVRTALEEAAAAAPTAATWGETHRLAPWQAEPDGEPEDWPGLSGDQDCVLSTSSIPGVSDLSARGPAARYVWDLARRDDSLWVVPLGASGAAGDPHRRDQLPLWLHGGFVPVITDWNLLTEEDMPAEHTTRSRTAVHEAAVDGFGTVRIVPLDPAADSALVHRWVTEERARYWGMGGHTREQVQEIYEFVDSLATHHAYLVHLDDEPVALFQTYEPGADPVGECYDVQPGDFGIHLLVGPPAEGGSRRGFTSALLAALVGFVLKDPQVLRVVVEPDARNEKAVARMVRSGFVLGPEIDKPEKRAQLAFLSRETLDRWALVGP; encoded by the coding sequence GTGGACATCAGGAAATACCGCGACGCCTGGGGGGTCCCGCATCTGCGGGCCGGCAGCGCGGCCGAACTCGCCTGGGCGCAGGGGCACAATGCCGCCCTCGACCGGGCGTGGCAGATCGAGGTGGAGAGACACAGGGCGCGGGGCACCTCCGCGTCCTTCCTGGGAAGCGGCGCCGTCGGCTGGGACCGGTTCGCGCGGCAGTCCCGTCTCGACGACACCGCGCGGCGCTGTTTCGAGCGCCTGGAGCCCGCTACGGCGGCCTGGATCACCAGCTATGTCGACGGGGTCAACGCCGGCCTGGACGAAGGAGCGGGGCGTGCACCGCAGTTCGCGTCGACCGGTCTTCGACCGGCGCCGTGGCAGCCGTGGGTGCCTCTCGCCATCTGGCTGAGCACGCACATCCTCTTCGCGGGCTTCCCCACCAAGTTGTGGCGCGAGGAGGTCGCCAGGGCGCTGGGCGAGGAGGCGATCGATCTGTTCGCCACCGACGGCATGGGCCAGGCGGGCAGCAACGGCTGGCTCGTCGACGGGGACCGTACGGCGAGCGGCGCGCCGCTCATCGCCGGCGACCCGCACCGGTTCATCGAGGACCCGGGCATCTACCAGCAGATCCATCTGGCCTGCCCGGAGTTCGACGTCGTCGGACTGGCCGTGCCGGGAGTCCCCGGCATCGCCCACTTCGGCCACACCGGTTCGGTCGCCTGGGCCATCACCAATGCGATGGCCGACTACCAGGACCTCTACCGCGAGCGATTCCGGGACCGTGACGGGCAGTTGGAGGCCCTCGGCCCGGACGGATGGCGCTCCGTCTCCGTGCACAGCGAGACCATCGAGGTGGCCGACGCCGACCCCGTGACCGTGGAGGTCGTGGAGACCGAACGCGGCCCCGTCATCATCGGCGGTCCCGGCGCGGCCGAGTCGATCAGCCTGCGCATACCACCGCGCATCACCGGCGAACTCGGCTTCGACGCACTGCCCGCGCTGCTGCGGGCCCGCACGGTCGACGACGTGGACCGAGCCTTCGATCGATGGGCCGAGCCGGTCAATGTGGTCCAGGCCGCCGACACCGAGGGCGGGGTGCTGCACCGCGTCGCGGGACGCGTCCCGGTGCGCCACCCCGACAACATGCTGCGCGTCGTACCGGCGTGGGAGGCGGGTCACGACTGGGACGGATGGCACGAGTCACCGCGACGGGGCGTCGACGGCATCGCCGTGATGGCCAACGAGCGGGGCATCGCCGGCCCACTCGGTGTCGAGTTCGCTCCCCCGCACCGGGCCGGGCGCATCCGTACCCTGCTGCACGAGCAGCACTCCTGGACCGCCGCGGGCATGGCCACCGTCCACATGGACACCCAACTGGACTCGGCGAAGCCTCTGTTGCGGCTCGTCGCCGGCGCCGACGGGCTGAGCCCCGAGGCAGCCCGGCTGCGGGAGCGGCTGGTCGGCTGGAACCGGCGGATGGACGCCGACAGCGAGGACGCGGCGGCGTACGCCCGGCTGCGCTCCGTCGTGGTGCGGTTGGTCGCGGAGCACCCGGCGCTCGCGAAGCTCGCCGAGCAGGTCGACCTCGCCGCCTACCCCGAGGCCCTGCGGCCCTGGCTGGCACTGGTCCCCAAGGTCGCCTTCGCCCTGGAAGGGCTGCTCGTGACCTCCGCGCTGCCGGAAATCGACCGCCAGGAGCTCGTGCGGACGGCCCTGGAGGAGGCCGCCGCCGCGGCACCGACCGCTGCCACCTGGGGCGAGACGCACCGGCTCGCGCCCTGGCAGGCGGAGCCGGACGGCGAGCCGGAGGACTGGCCGGGGCTCTCCGGCGACCAGGACTGTGTGCTGTCCACCTCCAGCATCCCGGGCGTCAGCGACCTCAGCGCCCGCGGCCCTGCCGCGCGCTACGTCTGGGACCTGGCCCGCCGCGACGACAGCCTCTGGGTGGTGCCGCTCGGCGCCTCCGGAGCCGCGGGCGACCCGCACCGGCGCGACCAGCTGCCGCTGTGGCTGCACGGCGGTTTCGTCCCCGTCATCACCGACTGGAACCTACTCACCGAGGAAGACATGCCCGCTGAACACACCACCCGCTCCCGTACGGCCGTGCACGAGGCCGCTGTCGACGGGTTCGGCACGGTGCGCATCGTCCCGCTGGATCCCGCCGCCGACTCGGCCCTCGTCCACCGCTGGGTCACCGAGGAACGCGCCCGGTACTGGGGCATGGGCGGTCATACGCGCGAACAGGTCCAGGAGATCTACGAGTTCGTGGACTCGCTCGCCACCCACCACGCCTACCTCGTCCACCTCGACGACGAGCCGGTCGCACTGTTCCAGACGTACGAGCCGGGCGCCGACCCGGTCGGTGAGTGCTACGACGTACAGCCCGGCGACTTCGGCATCCACCTGCTGGTCGGCCCGCCGGCCGAGGGCGGATCGCGGCGCGGCTTCACCAGTGCCCTTCTTGCGGCACTGGTGGGATTCGTCCTCAAGGATCCGCAGGTCCTGCGAGTGGTCGTCGAGCCCGACGCCCGCAACGAGAAGGCCGTCGCCCGCATGGTGCGGTCCGGCTTCGTGCTCGGGCCCGAGATCGACAAGCCGGAGAAGAGGGCGCAGTTGGCCTTCCTCAGCCGTGAAACGCTCGACAGATGGGCGCTCGTCGGACCGTGA
- a CDS encoding HypC/HybG/HupF family hydrogenase formation chaperone: MCLAVPGRVLEIEERDATRMAKVDFGGVVKDVCLEYVPDMQVGDYAIVHVGFALQRLDEESAKQTLELFENLGVLEEEFGDAWGKAARDAGAERPAGTELPGAGDTPVEPADKEARS; this comes from the coding sequence ATGTGTCTGGCCGTACCCGGCAGAGTGCTGGAGATCGAGGAACGTGACGCGACGCGGATGGCCAAGGTGGACTTCGGCGGCGTCGTCAAGGACGTGTGTCTGGAATACGTCCCGGACATGCAGGTCGGGGACTACGCGATCGTCCATGTGGGCTTCGCGCTGCAACGCCTGGACGAGGAATCGGCCAAGCAGACTCTCGAACTCTTCGAGAACCTGGGCGTGCTCGAGGAGGAGTTCGGCGACGCCTGGGGCAAGGCTGCCCGGGACGCGGGCGCGGAACGCCCCGCCGGCACCGAACTCCCCGGCGCCGGGGACACCCCCGTGGAACCCGCCGACAAGGAGGCGCGGTCATGA